A genomic window from Erpetoichthys calabaricus chromosome 17, fErpCal1.3, whole genome shotgun sequence includes:
- the LOC114667291 gene encoding uncharacterized protein LOC114667291 produces MEEVAVANVFTPEINSVIEENDAKNTKIVIKTALSVFSEYLRRRDVRLEAVESSESAELDRLLRDFYAEVRKPNGDYYAKKSLVTLRYGLYKHFLRHTKKDIIRDPAFGQSNLMFSEMMTKLKKEGKADVKHKAPITKEDLQLLYRSMDMGTPVGLQHKVFIDIMLYLCIRGRENLREFQQDEFHIKNDSHGARYVCSRIFHFTKNSRGATAERQPRMYEIKGSPTCPVSSFEKYLGKLNPANPSFWQKAKPTIPSEGKPWYTNQAIGKNALGTFMRTISEHYQLPRLYTNHCLRAASITTLDKYGLGAQHVLIFNEQSAEKHRIECSRRAGANLNKLIGFGPVREAPPSRMFISAPPTSDVRSILEKASSRNFTNIEVKQIPLIESNVEISNVKSLNKVLYVSPVIVKQEEIVVKEEAMEGYEEYTGNTSVHQGNCLTRDIEIAEGRTPQGDAELPSNVRSRLAGPSVSARMASVKPLDNSKQVMNFTMKETQPSVQLKRMSSTQIESECPGKIKPVKSTTILNSQTALPNTMTGFLATQPTAGRSLPPNGIVNKLIGLKPSTFMAQKMSSCLSNVHPSVLALVGPSSVNMNSSRKACNAGTLTVNSSLAHRIVRSTIRSHKEPHIVVLQKPQTLQNKDAEDPTGTFQNNVRILLSFWQTIGMLAANTSPDLITQFLDILLQQNANRLSPHVQNLVQDLCGQLQLSTPLTDLGLLTEGLKRLCRDVKLE; encoded by the exons ATGGAGGAAGTGGCCGTCGCAAATGTATTCACCCCCGAAATCAATTCAGTCATAGAAGAGAATGATGCAAAAAATACTAAGATTGTTATCAAAACGGCGTTATCTGTGTTTAGTGAATATCTTAGGCGCCGGGATGTGCGCTTGGAGGCGGTGGAAAGCTCCGAGTCTGCAGAACTGGACAGACTCCTTCGGGACTTCTATGCTGAAGTCAGGAAGCCGAACGGAGACTATTACGCTAAAAAGTCGCTGGTAACGCTCCGCTATGGACTATACAAGCATTTCCTACGGCATACAAAAAAGGACATCATCCGAGACCCAGCTTTCGGCCAGTCAAACTTAATGTTTTCCGAAATGATGACCAAACTCAAAAAAGAAGGGAAAGCTGACGTGAAACACAAAGCACCAATTACCAAAGAAGATCTGCAATTGCTCTATCGCTCTATGGACATGGGCACCCCTGTGGGGCTTCAACATAAAGTGTTCATCGACATCATGTTGTACCTTTGCATCCGAGGTAGAGAAAACCTCCGCGAGTTCCAACAGGACGAGTTTCATATTAAAAACGACTCCCACGGGGCTCGATACGTGTGTTCCCGAATCTTCCACTTCACAAAAAACTCCCGTGGGGCTACGGCAGAGAGACAGCCACGTATGTACGAGATTAAAG GGAGTCCCACGTGCCCAGTAAGCTCATTCGAAAAATACCTTGGCAAGCTTAATCCAGCAAACCCCAGTTTCTGGCAGAAAGCAAAGCCGACCATCCCGTCTGAAGGCAAACCGTGGTATACTAATCAAGCCATTGGGAAAAATGCCCTGGGAACCTTCATGAGGACAATATCCGAACATTACCAGCTACCTAGACTGTACACCAATCACTGCCTAAGAGCCGCGTCGATCACGACACTGGACAAGTACGGCCTGGGAGCACAGCACGTGCTAATCTTCAACGAGCAGAGCGCCGAGAAGCATCGAATTGAGTGTTCCAGGCGCGCAGGCGCAAACCTGAATAAACTCATCGGCTTCGGACCTGTCCGCGAAGCCCCGCCCTCTCGCATGTTTATCTCTGCACCACCCACCAGTGACGTCAGAAGCATCCTAGAGAAGGCTTCTTCGCGCAACTTCACCAACATC gaaGTTAAGCAGATCCCATTGattgagagtaatgtggaaatcAGTAATGTGAAATCACTAAACAAGGTTCTGTACGTCAGTCCCGTCATTGTTAAACAGGAAGAAATTGTTGTTAAGGAAGAGGCCATGGAAGGCTATGAGGAGTATACAGGTAACACAAGTGTCCACCAGGGTAATTGTCTGACTCGAGATATAGAGATTGCTGAAGGACGAACACCTCAGGGTGATGCTGAACTACCATCTAATGTGAGGAGCAGGCTTGCAGGTCCTTCCGTGTCTGCTAGAAtgg CCTCAGTAAAGCCCCTAGACAACTCAAAGCAAGTTATGAATTTCACCATGAAAGAGACACAGCCTAGTGTCCAGCTGAAAAGAATGTCTTCAACACAAATCGAGTCGGAATGCCCAGGGAAGATTAAACCTGTAAAGAGTACTACAATATTAAATTCCCAGACAGCCCTTCCAAACACCATGACTGGATTTCTTGCTACACAGCCAACTGCAGGACGAAGCCTGCCCCCTAATGGGATTGTGAATAAGCTGATAGGCTTGAAACCTTCTACTTTCATGGCTCAGAAAATGTCTAGCTGTCTCTCAAATGTGCATCCCTCAGTTTTGGCCCTTGTTGGACCTTCTTCTGTTAATATGAACTCCAGCCGGAAAGCTTGTAATGCAGGCACTTTAACTGTCAACTCGTCACTGGCTCACAGGATTGTTAGAAGCACTATAAGATCACACAAGGAGCCACATATAGTTGTCTTGCAAAAACCACaaactttgcaaaataaagatgCTGAGGATCCAACTGGAACCTTCCAAAACAATGTGCGGATCCTCCTTTCGTTCTGGCAGACGATTGGTATGCTTGCAGCTAACACATCCCCAGATCTCATCACACAATTTTTGGACATACTTTTGCAGCAGAATGCAAACCGTTTAAGTCCCCATGTGCAAAACCTGGTACAGGACCTGTGTGGTCAGCTGCAGCTTTCAACACCATTGACTGACCTTGGCCTCCTAACTGAGGGGTTGAAAAGGCTGTGCAGAGATGTAAAGCTGGAGTGA